The region GCTGGGCGCCGCACCATACTGTGCAGCGCCCATCACTTAGGCGTCACActtcctgccagcgtggcagccctggtccagttgcggccacacacgcacctgtgcagcgcctaagggatAGGCGCCACACTGTGACGTGCAGCGCCTATACCTTGGGCGCTGCACAGTGACTTAAGCGCGGCTGCCCCAGCCCGACCAGGCAGTTTCTTCATCTCTCCGCTCTCtggacagagagcagcggcggcgccCCCATCTAATCCCCCCCTCATCCCTCTCCGATCTGAAGATTTAATCCGTGGATTCGATCCCCAATCCATCCTACTAGGTAAACTCTTTCGTTCTCTTTCTTTTGCTCCGTAAATTTGTTGCCATTTTAGAGATTTGTCCAAGATTTGATGGAACCCTTGATTTGTTTGATTTGCTCGATTTAGGATGTGTATTCATATTGGTAGTACCGTAGTGTTATTTATTTGTTAGTGAAACCCtagattgtttagtttttttagatatatatgagatgcctatttttatagataactatgagatgttgatttttgtagacatatatgagatgtttgtttagatatatattagatgttgagttcatttgaaatattagatgtttagtttatttgaagacatatgacatattcattgtgtgagaaggagatgttgagattcttttagttgaacacatgttatatgtttagtgtatatttgagatgaagatgaactcatgtatgtttattgtttgaaattgtaaggatggtttggcttctggacgatgtctacgacgtgcaacaccggtcctacatgatgcgcgagaaggataaGGTAATAATGAGTAATCTAAATCTTTTGCAAATTTGCAtttagttgaaatttacatgccctaagatttgtcattacttgttttttgcagaagcttgaacctctaAGTGTTCCCTTCTTTACTTTCCCGTTGaccgtattacacatgtttgaatggctaacgcATTCATTCTTTCTCATCCATAGCGCaccgagatcaagaaagcagccgatgagagccagtctattctggagaagacaccggttggaactggcaatgatgatggttcactacgagcattcctcaaggtacatatcgcattcactatgagagccagtctatgttgcgaagtttgatatcttacacacttgttcatgttacagcgtcaggccaagaagttaaggcggttatcgaaccttctcggttgccgtgatcctgaatatgatgaaccatctgcctctaggtctggtacaccatTAGACCCCGCATCTCaccatgagggggacgatgtgagttcatcatatgcttatatggatgatgagggtgggataacccaagaggtatgactaatcctttagatgtgatcctcacttgattacgacaccggccttcaccatattgtttcgttgtgtgatagggccatgagcttgatgatgacatgactttggcGGACGCTCAAGCTCGGTCCGCATATGTGTTCAAGCCTAGGCAGCCCAGACGCCCGTACACGTCCAACGATTATGACAAcagaggcaacccaaaggtggtcgtagggacctcgcggatggctagcttggatgatgaggcggaggaggaggcggaggcggagccgcaggcggaggaggaagtgcacgaagaggagcctcgtgctcctaagaagaagaagattgcctgcaggcgtggcaccaggaacacgcgcggaaggcattagtgctttgtgttaggttgatgaacttgtgaggttatgttatATGTTGAACTTGTGAACTTGTGAGGTTGatgaacttgtgaggttatgttatGGTATTTGTGTTTGCAAACTTGAAGTAATGTTGAATTGTCTTAAATGATATGATGTTCAAGTTATTAGTTCTCTTTGCTTAGCATGTCCAGTTTATAGTACTTTTATTGATGTTCTAGTTATGTGAGTGCTGCTGCAGGAGGccaaaatggcatctctttctgcagttttgcttatagcagcactgcagcgcccaacagttaggcgctgcactgtactgTCTGGCGCCCAACCAttaggcgctgcactgtacagTGCAGTGCCCTAcccttaggcgctgcactactCCCATGGCTTGCATCACATCCATAATACTTACAATGACTGCAGCATCACAGCAATTTGAACAAACACAAATTTTATGCCGACGAGTTCATAACTTAAGATAATTCAAACATTAATACGACATGGTTCACGACACATTCATTACCAATGATAAATGGCAGCTTGCCCTAGAAGATAGTTAACGACGAGTGCACCAAAGCGAAGTCCCTACTGAGTAGAGcgaggccatttccccttcttgtcacgtgccgagtcctcctcttgcgcctcgcgagcctttgcaagctttcttgccctctcttcctcacgagcaagtttcgcttggcgtgccctctcctcctctcgtttcttccgctccatcctctccttctgacgacgctcttcctccaagcctcttcgAAACGATTCTTCGAACCACCGTTGCCGCCTAAGACAATCTGCGTATTGGTCCTTTTTCACATCTTCTGGCACTTCAAGATCTATCCacgtgaagtacttgcatagaggaggcggtgactgcataAAAATTTGTTATTAGTGTTGACACACATTTGAGAGTAACATTTTCTCGAGCTTAGTGTTGCATAGAGCAGGCGGTGAAGTACTTCTCGAGCTTACCGGTGGTTGgtcataggcgttagttggaaatgcacgatcataagcatagttcggacatacaaaatatctccgcccttccgtccatactttctttcggtcggtggacaccttcaccttgcaaacatctccacaccaacatggcgggatgttgacatctttctccttcaccttgtccaaagatgcgtcctcccacttgtttggcatgtcttcttggttagcacacggtggccttgtcatggaaccggatgaagccatgcctacaaaaccgAGAATTATTGGtcaaccctaacccccacttaacaatgAACACAACCCTAAGAccaacataaccctaacaccaacatcaaacacacataaccctaaccctagcatactatgaaagcctaaccataccaaattagcaaagaaacacaaatttgcaaatccaagtcaaaactagggtttcccccaaactagcaagatttgagaaaaaatgtgacaattcctatggatgaaaacgaggggatcggaggagattaccttaagggaggggttggcttcgaaatccacggttaaatactccggatttgcaagatttgagaaggatttgagagggggggagaggggaagagaggagggccgcaagcctaagggtttgggtggggtgggggtgtgtggggtgggggtgggaggggagagagggtggggccagcccaagtggaacacagactgtgcagcgcccaagagctaggcgctgcacattacatgtgtggcgcctatcccttaggcgctgcagtgctgtctgtggggccgaaactggaccagggctgccacgctggcaggaagTGTGACGCCTAAGTGatgggcgctgcacagtagggtgcggcgcccagctgtcgggcgccacaccaaagggtcagcagagtgaaattttttcgtgACCAGGTCAGTTTGTGATATGATTTCGtcctcaggtcaaatatgtgatttctgcccGAGTTCTGCAACAGCTCACCAGCATGCACATCCCTGGCAGCTTTTTCAGAAAAAGCAATGGGTCCCACTAGGCATCACATCATCTCTTATTACGGTGGACAAGATAAACAAAATACATGTCTATAcgtatggaacaagcaaaaatgctACACCTGCGTAATGTGTATGGAACAAGTGGGGCCTGTGGCAGCTTTTCAGAAAGGACCTTCTATCTTCATGCTTGGTGGGCGGCTGTGATTCACGCTGTGAATGGAAAGGTAAATACCTTTTTTGTGCATTATGGAACTTCCCACTCGTGGTCTCGCAGCTTAAATTTCAGATCCGCGTGACCTGCGTGGTCTCGGTGGACATCGCTGGTGCTTCAATGCTCTCCGTGCAGGCAGCTCACATGGGACGAGTGGACCAAAATGTGATCGCTTGTTGATTGATTAACAGTTTTGCAGATCCAGGATATAATATGTTGATGCATCTAGCCAGATCATCTGTGTACTTGCGCCAATCAGCTATGTACTTGAATAAGTGCAACGCGAGTCATGCATTGAGGTTAACTACTATACTTAGTATTTTAGTAATACTATAGTGAAGTGATATTATGACTTACCTTGTCCAGGATGGCGACGTGTAATAATGTTCGATACATCCGTGTCTACACAAATCTAAAACAACCTAGTTTGGGACTGAGNNNNNNNNNNNNNNNNNNNNNNNNNNNNNNNNNNNNNNNNNNNNNNNNNNNNNNNNNNNNNNNNNNNNNNNNNNNNNNNNNNNNNNNNNNNNNNNNNNNNNNNNNNNNNNNNNNNNNNNNNNNNNNNNNNNNNNNNNNNNNNNNNNNNNNNNNNNNNNNNNNNNNNatataagaacgttttttacactatcATAATGTCAAAAGcgttcttatattttggaacggaggaagtatatccCAAGTAACCCACTGCCTAGTGACATGATATTTGCATTGGGCGGTCGGTAAGTGTTGAAAGTAACGAGCGCCAAGGCGGCGGGCCGGCCGGCACACATCAATACAGCATTGTGGGCTTGTGTCTGCCGTGTACACAAATGTTGAAAGTAGGGATGAATTAAATGGATATCTTAGAGTTTGACGGTAAATGGGTGGTCCACTTATGTAAGGTTGTTGCCCCCACCCCGTTGTGGGTACGTGCTGACTCTTTGTCCTCGTCGTGTCGGTGCTGTACGACTTGCATTGTTGGGGTGTGGTTAGTTACCTATGTGATCGACACATGTGTGAAAGAGGGTGACGCCTGTCTTTGTCAATTTTTGTTGAAGCGAGTTTGAGGGAGCGCTACTAAGGGATGGATCCGTTGCGCGGCCGGCCTTTTCTCTCTTTCGTGCGCCGACACCTCTAAAGAACGAGGGCGACAACTTCTAGTAATTATTGAAAGTGTCATTTTTGAAAAATAAAATGAATATTTGTTGATAACTTTTTTTGCAGATGGGTTAGAGTCGCTCTTCATACACTAGCTCTATAAATACAACTTAGCTTCACGCGAGTCGGTTGAATATCAAATTCGGGTTAGTTGATTTTTTGGGAAGGAAGCAGCAGCCGCGCGGAGCACCGAGGCCATAGACGCCGGTGATGAGGCAAGCGAAGCAAGGCCTGGGGTGCCGGCAAGACCTTGGACCGGTAGGAGCTATAGCCGGCAGCGAGTTGGTATAGGCGAGTTCAAAGGTTGACGGGTGCAGGTGCAGGCTCACCGGGGATCTGGTGGTCGCCGGTTTAGAGGGATGGTCGGGGACGGCACCAGCATGGCGGTGGTGGGGAGGGTGGTGCCGCAAGGCTGGCGCGGGAGCACCGCCAATAGCAGGCGATATAAACAGGCGATTGGGCTGGTGGCACATGTGGTGATTTGGGGAAGAAGATGAACCGGGCGGCAGAAAGTTGAGAAGAAGGTGCCATTCATTTTGCATCGACGGTTCAAAACAAATGTACTAACCAAAATTGTTTTCCAGTAGACTGACACCTACCTACGTTGGTCTAGCATTACTCCTGGCGAGTCCCCTATAAATACCGGGTTCTGTTCCTCAGAGGTCAGCTCAACACAGCCATCGCAACTTGGACTTCAAGTACACAGTATTGTGACTTTGTCCAGCCATCCACGTAACGGCATGGGTTCCGCGCAGGTCGATGCCGACGTTAAGCCGCACGCCGTGTGCGTGCCGCTGCCGGCGCAGGGGCACGTCACGCCGATGCTGAAGCTGGCCAAGATCCTCCACTGCAGGGGCTTCCATGTCACCTTCGTCAACTCCGAGTTCAACCACCGGCGGCTCCTCCGCTCCCGCGGCGCTGCCGCACTCGACGGCATCGAGGGGTTCCGCTTCGCTACCATACCGGACGGCCTCCCGCCGTCCGACGCCGATGCCACGCAGGACGTGCCGTCCCTCTGCCGCTCCACCAGGGAGACCTGCCTCCCGCATTTCAAGAGCCTCCTTGCCGAGCTCAACGCCTCCACCGAGTCGCCGCCGGTCACGTGCATCGTCGGCGACAACACCATGAGCTTCACCCTCGACGCCGCGCGGGACATTGGCGTGccgtgtgcgctgttctggactgcCAGCGTCTGCGGCTACTTGGGCTACCGCCATTACCGCACCTTGTACGACAAGGGCATCTTCCCACTCAAAGGTAATTTAATGGCGGTTTCGACAGATCAGTCCTAGTACAAGTTTTCAATAACACTGCGTGCCTCAGTGTCACGAGGAGATAAAACTTTGCGGATGAATTAATTGTGCACATACTGTGAGCATGCAGACGCGGAGCAGCTGACCAATGGGTATCTGGACACGCCGGTGGACTGGACGGCGGGGATGAGCAAGCACATGCGGCTCAAAGACTTCCCGAACTTCATCTGGTCGACGGACCCCGACGAGTACATGGCCCACTTCGCCCTCCACGTGACGGAGCGGCTGGCGGAGGCGGACGCCGCCATCTTCAACACCCTGGAAGAGCTCGAGCCAGCGGCGCTGGACGCGGTGCGCGCCATGCTCCCGCCCACCGTGCCCGTCTACACCATCGGCCATCTCCCCTTACTTGCCGAGGAGATCGTGCCACAGGGCGGCACGTTGGACGCGCTGGGGTCAAACCTGTGGAAGGAGGACGTCTCATGCTTCGACTTTCTGGACGGCAAGGAGCCCCGGTCGGTCGTGTACGTGAACTACGGCAGCATCACGGTGATGAGCAACGAGGAGCTCCTCGAGTTCGCGTGGGGGCTAGCCAACAGCGGCCAGCCGTTCCTGTGGATCATCAGGCCGGACCTCGTGAAGGGCGACGCCGCCGTGCTGCCGCCGGAGTTCCTGGAGTCCATCGAGGGGCGCGGCGTGCTGGCGAGCTGGTGCCCGCAGGAGGCAGTGCTGAGGCATGAGGCGGTGGGCGTGTTCCTGACGCACTCCGGGTGGAACTCGACGGTGGAGAGCCTGTGCGGCGGGGTGCCGACGCTGTGCTGGTCCTTCTTCGCGGAGCAGCAGACCAACAGCCGGTACAGCTGCGTGGAGTGGGGCGTGGCCATGGAGATCGGCCACGACGTGCGGCGGGAGGCGGTGGAGGCCAAGATACGTGAGGCCATGTCCGGCGAGAAGGGGAAGGAGATGCGCCGCCGGGCCGAGGAATGGAGGGAGGCCGGCGTCCGCGCAACGCGGCCAGGCGGGCGCTCGCGCGCCAATCTCGAGAAGCTGGTCGCCGACTCCCTCCTCTCGGGCGGCAAACCGCGTGATTAAATTACCACTTACTACTCCTACGTATCGTACCTACGTATTTCAAATTGGTTACTGTGACAAGATCTAAATTTGCAAGTGCTCTGTCATAGTACTATACGTTGAACGCATGCAGGGCATGCGGTTCGCTGTACTTTCTGATTTGATACATGGACATCATTGTCGTCTACATTGACGCCGgtgacgaaggtctattcctgattGCTCCATTTCcttcatcagtacagacacaagcgctcatatacacgcgcatacactcacccctataaacgcacacacgcacaccctacccctatgagcaccttcgagagactgagccggcatatcatcttgagatttacgaagttaccgtagacgcctcgtcgtcgacgggaacgtctcctcccactgaaagcgcatcgccggaaatcctgaaataaattcagaaataatgcaagcaccaggatttgaaccctgatgggttggggataccactgtccacctaaccaactcaaccacaggttgattcgctagTGCATTCATTGCTTATCCATTGTATTGTGTACTAGCGGTTGACACGTGCCTTGCCGCGTGTCGTTTTTGGCAGCTGAAGTATTTTTTTCTCTTGCCTGTATATGTTTGGCGCTTTTTGTTCGTtgagaagttttttttttgaaggaTCCGGGTTCACCGGCTTAATTGATTTAAAAGAAAGCAATGGGAAATACATGAGTGATCAAGTGATCATGGTTTGAAAAGAGCTAAGAATGGCCAAAGACTAGGCCAGCTACATGACCAGTGCATTTTATCTCGCTACATCTTCCCCGAACGTCGAGAAGTTTGATATTAGGTTCTTTTAGCCTTGTAGCGCATGGTAGTTTCCGGTGCATATAAAAAATGGGTCATCGCCAAGTTTGGCTGGTTCCAGTGATGATTTTTCATGTAAAATGTGTTGAGTATTATGATTATTCGAAAGTATAGGATAGACGATAGATTAGAATTTGTTCCAgccttgtcttgtacttcaagttgatcattgtacttctatatgcccatgaggctcagtCAATAAATAATGGCAGACGTTACGAATCATCCGGCTGATTCGCGCGTGGGATCAGCCGGTCCGCAGCCACTCGATCGTCCTGCCAACCGGTCTTATAAGCCGTTCGATCCACCCGTCATCCCGTTCGATTCATTCCTTTTCGTGGTGTGTGGGTCACGCGCGGGTATTGCTTTCATAGCGACTCCATAGAACCGTAATTGGTTATTGCAGTAATGCACACATGACACTGCGAAGTACTTCTAGTTCAGCTAAGTACCAAAGTGATCAGAGCTCAGATCCCCGTGCGGCCCAGTTATATGCAAAGCCCATCTAATCGACTAGTCAGTTACGGGACATGCACAAAACACTGAATCCCTAACCGCGAGTTAGCTTTCCTACCACCCCGCCACAACTCACAAGAGAAAAACTGGATCATGAAATTAGATTAATTGCCGAGATTATTCAACTGCTAATCGGATCGTATCTAATATACATGGACACAATTTGATCTGATGCGGAAATTAGGAGCAGTAGATTGATTATACCTTCGTTTGATGATGCCATCTCGggtcttgttggggatataaccccgcggtgtgacccgcccaggaggggccgggttatactgtTGGTAATTCAACAATACCAAGCTTAAATGGGTTTAAAGGACATGAAGACTAGAGGCGGCTTAAGAGGCAGGCctgttgaaggcccaagacccggaagTGTGAGCCGAACGATAGGGACTTGCCTAGCAAGGCAAGGCGACTTAGAAGCCGAGTTAGTCAAGTTGTGTGAATGACTTGGACTCTTCTAAAGCCCGGGCCTCGACCTGTGCATATAAAGGCGAGACCCTGCGgcaggttaactcaagaaacaactgatcggtagctaggtcaagcgattccgctcctttgtaatcgatactcaagcaatacaacacaaagtaagaagtaggcttttacctcgttgagaggggccgaacctgggtaaactcgtgtcccttgtcccgttcaaccccttcgagctaaccaacgttgtgatggctccatgcttaagtcctttcactaggacatctgccgtgacaaatccacgacagttggcgcccaccgtggggccagagcacggtggttttgagttcttgaagggcaatttcccagggatcaagggatacgccgttggcaggatgaccaagagtcgccgcggcaagctctacatcgacgacgctggctggggccccgaggccggctcaatcgagtacgggtaccggggcccctttggcggaattcatgtcttcatcggtaaGATTGGCGAAACAGAGCCTGAGTCGGACGCCTCCATCAGCCTCATAGAGTCGGCTCGGCGCGGGCGACCTGCCCGGGTTCAACCCAGTCGGAAGCATGTCTTCGTAGATTGTGTGCAAGGCATGGAACTCGCGGAAGGCTCTAAATCTGGAGGAGAGACCGCCATCTACTCAGGCGATGAATCTTCAACCGGAGAGACAGAGTCAGCTTACTAGCTTCAAGAcggtgggcttgggggctattctgatggcaacagtattccggacccctatgagccgccctcCAGGGCTGCGGTTCTTATGGCTGGCACAGGGCCGATCCTTGACTCATCAATGGCTACAGCTATGATGTCTAACTCGGCGGCTGCAATGGCCGGGGCCGGCGGCTCAGTCCGGCTGCCGACTCAAGTTTTGTCTGAACTCTTGGGCAATTTGACAACCCTATTGGCAACAGAGGTTACTGCGGCAAATCAGGTGGAGCATAATGTAGAAGTTGCAAAGGTGCGGGACCAGATAGCCAAAACCCAGGAGGATCTGAATGCGGAAAACATCAGGATGGCAACGGAACGGGCTCAGTTGGATGCTGAGTCTCAACGTATCAAGGCAGAGACTTTCTGCTTAAGTTTGGATCAGAATGCTTTCAATGCTGTCCTTCGAAGGAGGTACCAGACCTGTTTGCCCTCATAGTATGAGGGAAGAAACCTTTTAACACGCATGGGGCCGGACCTAGTAACCCGCGAGGAGCCAGTAACCCGCCCGGTGCGGCTCGAATTGCAGAGGCGCTAGGGAGTGGGGTGGTAGCCCAGCCTCGCCTACCAGACCCACCCCGCAGGGATCAGACCCTGCCCCGGTGGTTTGCAACACAATCTGGCCATTATTCTAACCGGTGGACAACATGATAGCAGCGGCGACACGCTTAGCGGCCATTCCAATCGAGGGCGAGTCTTCGGTCGCAGTAGAAACCCGGAACATGGCGGAGCTTCTCCAGACAGCTGTTGCGCAGCAGGCGGCTTACTCATATAATCATGAGCGTgttcattcg is a window of Triticum dicoccoides isolate Atlit2015 ecotype Zavitan chromosome 2B, WEW_v2.0, whole genome shotgun sequence DNA encoding:
- the LOC119364454 gene encoding 7-deoxyloganetin glucosyltransferase-like; its protein translation is MGSAQVDADVKPHAVCVPLPAQGHVTPMLKLAKILHCRGFHVTFVNSEFNHRRLLRSRGAAALDGIEGFRFATIPDGLPPSDADATQDVPSLCRSTRETCLPHFKSLLAELNASTESPPVTCIVGDNTMSFTLDAARDIGVPCALFWTASVCGYLGYRHYRTLYDKGIFPLKDAEQLTNGYLDTPVDWTAGMSKHMRLKDFPNFIWSTDPDEYMAHFALHVTERLAEADAAIFNTLEELEPAALDAVRAMLPPTVPVYTIGHLPLLAEEIVPQGGTLDALGSNLWKEDVSCFDFLDGKEPRSVVYVNYGSITVMSNEELLEFAWGLANSGQPFLWIIRPDLVKGDAAVLPPEFLESIEGRGVLASWCPQEAVLRHEAVGVFLTHSGWNSTVESLCGGVPTLCWSFFAEQQTNSRYSCVEWGVAMEIGHDVRREAVEAKIREAMSGEKGKEMRRRAEEWREAGVRATRPGGRSRANLEKLVADSLLSGGKPRD